AGGGTCTGGAAAGGTAATCCAAATTTCGTCTATTTCATCTGTTGTGAAAAAGCGGTCAATAAGTTCAATTTGGGTTCTTAAAAAAACAACATTGTCTAACCCTTTAGCCAAAGCCGCTTTAGCACCAAACCAAAACCTGGCACCTTTAATATCTACTCCTATAAAATTTTTATTCGGAAATGCTTCTGCCAAGCCTACACTATATTCGCCCTTCCCACAGCCTAACTCCAGCACTATAGGATTATCATTTTTAAAAACCTTTTCTCGCCACTGCCCTGCCAAAGGATATCCTTCTAAAGCCTCCTCTCTAGTTGGCTGAAATACATTTTTAAGTATTTTATTCTCGGCAAAACGCTCTAATTTATTTTTTCCCACAACTTATTTTTTAACGAGTGCAAAAATACAATTTTAAAGTCTATTTAACGACTTCCATTATGGTGGTATTTTTCATTCTCTTTTGGAATATTGGCAAGTATTTTTCAAAATAGACTTTAACTCCTTCGTACTTATTGTTTTGTACTAAAGCAAAAACACTCTCCTCCGAAGAATATACAAATTGTAGAAAATCATCTATCATATGTTTAGGAATTTTCATAGAAACAAAATAGTCGTCCCCATAATAATTTCTAATAGCCGCCGTGGTTTTCATCATTTTTTCGTAGGCATATAAGCGGCGTTTTCTTTTTCTATCTCCCGAAATCACATCA
The genomic region above belongs to Riemerella anatipestifer and contains:
- the trmB gene encoding tRNA (guanosine(46)-N7)-methyltransferase TrmB, with translation MGKNKLERFAENKILKNVFQPTREEALEGYPLAGQWREKVFKNDNPIVLELGCGKGEYSVGLAEAFPNKNFIGVDIKGARFWFGAKAALAKGLDNVVFLRTQIELIDRFFTTDEIDEIWITFPDPQIKYRRTKHRLTHPEFLDRYHKILKKDGVIHLKTDSEFLHGYTLGLLQGLGHEIISAHHDIYGAPEYDPETPLLRDIRTYYEELFSSKGKTITYIKFRLKK